The following coding sequences lie in one Halomonas sp. 'Soap Lake #6' genomic window:
- a CDS encoding gamma-glutamylcyclotransferase family protein, with the protein MAWLKRLLVGSTALAIGVAGWLWLTMLSPWFYERPAHLPDIEQRTHQVFVYGTLRYSAVRWLVMGASGKPEPAQLNGFERNGLDLSPRANSHVEGLVLTVTTDQLARLDRYERLGIRYERIEQTLDDGTTAWIYVRLFTHSQLVSPSPSQRLALLTYR; encoded by the coding sequence ATGGCTTGGCTTAAGCGATTGTTGGTAGGCAGCACTGCGCTGGCAATCGGCGTTGCTGGGTGGTTATGGTTGACCATGCTAAGCCCATGGTTTTATGAGCGCCCTGCCCACCTACCTGATATCGAGCAGCGAACACACCAAGTGTTTGTCTACGGAACGCTGCGCTATTCCGCCGTTCGTTGGTTAGTAATGGGGGCATCTGGTAAACCAGAACCAGCGCAGCTAAACGGTTTTGAACGTAATGGTCTCGACCTTTCCCCGAGGGCTAACAGCCATGTAGAGGGGTTGGTGCTGACCGTAACAACCGATCAGTTGGCACGTTTAGATCGCTACGAACGACTGGGCATTCGCTATGAACGCATTGAACAAACCTTAGATGATGGCACTACGGCATGGATTTATGTGCGCCTATTCACACACAGCCAACTGGTTAGCCCCTCTCCTTCCCAGCGCTTAGCTCTGTTAACATATCGCTGA
- the wrbA gene encoding NAD(P)H:quinone oxidoreductase gives MSDATPFVLILYYSRFGATSDMARQIAAGVESVAGIKARLRTVPPVSTTCEAVDPEIPAEGAVYAELEDLRQCSALALGSPTRFGNMAAPLKHFLDTTSSLWMNGALIDKPACAFTSSSSLHGGQESTLLTMLVPLLHHGMVYAGIPYSETKLIDTQTGGTPYGASHVAGPRSDRPVDEYERALCVAQGRRLARLALALNQMST, from the coding sequence ATGAGTGATGCTACGCCGTTTGTTCTAATTCTTTACTATTCTCGCTTTGGTGCCACATCGGATATGGCGCGTCAGATAGCAGCAGGTGTTGAAAGTGTGGCCGGTATTAAAGCCCGCTTACGCACGGTACCTCCAGTGTCCACTACGTGTGAAGCCGTTGACCCTGAGATTCCTGCAGAAGGTGCGGTATATGCTGAACTGGAAGATCTGCGCCAGTGCAGTGCGCTGGCACTGGGCAGCCCCACACGTTTTGGCAATATGGCAGCGCCACTCAAGCACTTTTTGGATACAACCAGTAGCCTTTGGATGAATGGAGCACTTATAGACAAACCCGCCTGCGCCTTCACATCCTCATCGAGCTTACACGGGGGACAGGAGAGTACCCTGTTGACCATGCTTGTACCGTTACTCCACCATGGCATGGTGTATGCGGGAATTCCCTATAGCGAAACTAAACTGATTGATACGCAAACTGGCGGTACACCCTATGGGGCAAGCCATGTGGCGGGTCCGCGCAGCGACCGTCCAGTGGATGAGTACGAACGGGCATTGTGTGTTGCTCAAGGCAGGCGCCTTGCAAGATTAGCCTTAGCACTTAACCAAATGAGTACTTAA
- a CDS encoding DUF2069 domain-containing protein: MRQWLEGLETRQGLDKLTHQARQLVLISFVVLLLLVIYRGFFIQEDGFNWRPVVAFVLPLVLFLPSIIGQRARGHAWLAFVSLLYFTQGVMLATLPGQGLRGVSEALVSLALFTGCMAYARFRSRQQRLQR; encoded by the coding sequence ATGAGGCAGTGGTTAGAAGGGCTTGAAACGCGCCAGGGGTTAGACAAATTGACCCATCAGGCTAGGCAGCTGGTACTTATCAGCTTTGTTGTTCTGTTGCTTCTGGTGATTTACCGTGGCTTTTTTATTCAAGAAGATGGGTTTAATTGGCGCCCCGTTGTAGCTTTCGTGTTGCCGCTTGTACTGTTCCTACCCTCCATTATTGGTCAGCGTGCCCGGGGGCATGCGTGGCTCGCATTTGTGAGTTTGCTCTATTTTACCCAGGGAGTGATGCTGGCAACTCTACCAGGGCAAGGGCTTCGCGGCGTATCAGAAGCGCTTGTTTCACTAGCCCTTTTCACTGGTTGTATGGCGTACGCACGCTTTCGTAGTCGCCAGCAGCGTTTGCAGCGCTAG
- a CDS encoding cytochrome b/b6 domain-containing protein, producing the protein MRSKKQHVYVWDVLIRLFHWGLLVAVALSYYTTKTDGVPFLFPIEVHAQTGYIIIGLLVFRFIWGFTGSIYGRFGSFLSPPSEVVAYTRALFLRRAAQYASHNPLGGWMVVLLLLSLSFQAISGLFLSDDIFFQGPFYNLVGRDVSRELSGLHALNSDLLLILISLHIVALIAHKLLGESLVTAMVTGVKHFKHPPEDLTAAVISHQRLRACAALLIAFGVTGWLWFA; encoded by the coding sequence ATGCGCAGCAAGAAACAGCATGTATACGTATGGGATGTGTTAATACGTTTATTTCATTGGGGGCTGCTGGTAGCGGTCGCTCTTTCTTACTACACCACTAAAACAGATGGAGTACCCTTTTTATTTCCCATCGAAGTGCACGCACAGACTGGTTATATCATTATAGGGCTACTGGTATTTCGTTTTATATGGGGTTTCACTGGTAGTATTTATGGACGCTTTGGTAGCTTTTTGTCTCCTCCCTCTGAGGTAGTTGCCTATACCAGAGCGCTCTTTTTGCGCCGTGCCGCTCAATACGCCAGCCATAACCCGCTGGGTGGTTGGATGGTGGTTTTGTTGCTTTTATCACTCTCCTTCCAAGCCATTAGCGGCCTTTTCTTGAGTGATGACATTTTCTTCCAAGGACCTTTCTATAATCTTGTTGGCCGAGACGTCAGCCGAGAGTTGTCGGGCCTGCATGCATTGAACAGCGATTTGTTACTGATCTTAATTAGCCTGCATATAGTGGCATTAATCGCCCACAAGCTATTAGGGGAAAGCTTGGTCACAGCGATGGTGACCGGCGTAAAACACTTTAAACATCCGCCAGAGGACTTAACCGCAGCGGTAATTAGCCATCAACGATTAAGAGCATGTGCTGCGCTACTTATTGCGTTTGGTGTTACTGGTTGGCTATGGTTTGCTTGA
- the pdxH gene encoding pyridoxamine 5'-phosphate oxidase, producing MTRNIADIRRDYEGGSLDEAHTPADPFVLFDEWFSLALDSEGEDGNAMTLSTVDSQGRPHARVVLLKGFDERGMVFFTNYHSHKGSELSNVPFAAITFWWPSLSRQVRIEGPVEQVSADESDEYFASRPRGSQLGAWIATQSVVIPNRNWIEERQKRFEQAYDGQDIPRPIHWGGYRLTPEMIEFWQGQPSRLHDRLRFERRDGGEWSRFRLAP from the coding sequence ATGACCCGTAACATAGCTGATATCAGGCGTGACTATGAAGGTGGCAGCCTAGATGAAGCGCATACACCCGCCGATCCGTTCGTACTGTTTGATGAATGGTTCAGCCTAGCTCTGGACTCCGAGGGAGAAGATGGTAATGCCATGACTCTTTCAACAGTAGATAGCCAAGGTCGGCCACACGCACGGGTTGTGCTATTAAAAGGCTTTGATGAGCGGGGCATGGTATTTTTCACTAATTATCATAGCCACAAAGGCAGCGAGTTAAGCAACGTGCCTTTTGCTGCCATAACGTTTTGGTGGCCTTCTCTTTCACGCCAAGTGCGTATCGAAGGCCCAGTAGAACAAGTATCTGCTGATGAATCAGATGAGTACTTTGCTAGTCGCCCCCGAGGTAGCCAATTGGGTGCCTGGATTGCGACCCAAAGCGTAGTAATCCCCAATCGTAACTGGATCGAAGAGCGTCAAAAACGTTTTGAGCAGGCTTACGATGGTCAAGACATACCGCGTCCCATTCACTGGGGAGGCTACCGGCTTACACCAGAAATGATCGAGTTTTGGCAAGGGCAGCCCAGCCGCCTACACGACCGCTTGCGTTTCGAACGCCGTGATGGGGGGGAGTGGAGCCGCTTCCGTTTAGCTCCATAA
- a CDS encoding bifunctional acetate--CoA ligase family protein/GNAT family N-acetyltransferase, giving the protein MSTRFLHHFFEPRTVAVFGASEKPASLGGLVLTNLQEGGFKGTLWAVNLKGYTKVFGVDCVRSVSELPEVPDLAVICSPIEGVASLIKKLGHFGVKAALVLSGGAYLDREKGNKGSIRQRMLQAARESGIRVLGPECMGLIVPGRKLNASYASQPVKAGKVAYLGQSGMLANAMIDWAAGRDVGFSHLITVGDSVDVLLPDLIDYVNQFSPAQAILLHLERVTDAQHFMTSVRDASRNRLVLAIKSGRTPESDISGMAPTPGIANRDLVFDAAFARAGVVRINDSDELFDALETLSRMKPLRGDRLAIVSNGLGPAMLAIDKLMNAGGKLAEFSAETQAALHKSQVDMSKPGENPVDLGGNATPERFVEALRIVTADPNVDAVLVVHAPTRLAPSVVTAQALIDHSKTFKRNLLTSWMGLKEALNARHVCNLAGIPTYTSPEKAVKAFMHMVDYQRVQALLHEIPPSLPFSTSPEIRAECRELIRRAKEQGRQTLTHSETAQVLEAYGIPTAPSAYITSPEEALTIAPHFEGPKALKVIHEGNCRPYRYRKHPHKISAGLLQDLETPEQVADGVRQLGDKVREKFPEYAIREYCLQPMQRGKHSMQVCAGITRDPVFGPLIVFGIGGYKVNVLADRQIALPPLNMSLAADVVGRTHAASLIREHSADPDRDIQRLCQLLVKLSQIASDLGDLRGLELNPLLLNRDGMLAVDFAMDLGTPARFAIMPYPEELREWVTLKNGWPVEVRPIRAEDAPLITTFHRQLSEESIRFRYFHNKSSLTQRDLSILSHINYDRQMAFIAEHQHDDGSKEMLGVARVWNDPDNIRTEFSVIIRDDLQGLGIGSLLMKKMIGYCTSIGTLEMIGKIMVDNHPMRALMKHLGFKCRYNMEEQVIDAVLRLNEPDSEWQRHRLESQPD; this is encoded by the coding sequence GTGAGCACACGTTTTTTGCACCATTTTTTTGAGCCACGAACGGTTGCGGTGTTTGGTGCCTCGGAAAAACCCGCGTCGCTCGGTGGATTGGTGCTCACCAACCTTCAAGAAGGTGGCTTTAAAGGAACGCTATGGGCCGTCAATCTTAAGGGCTATACAAAGGTCTTTGGTGTCGATTGTGTGCGCAGTGTCAGCGAGCTACCTGAAGTCCCTGATCTAGCCGTCATTTGCTCACCGATCGAAGGTGTTGCCAGTCTCATCAAAAAACTCGGCCATTTTGGCGTTAAGGCGGCACTGGTACTTTCAGGTGGTGCTTATCTAGATCGTGAAAAGGGCAACAAGGGCTCTATTCGGCAGCGCATGTTGCAAGCGGCGAGGGAGTCCGGAATAAGAGTTTTAGGCCCTGAGTGTATGGGGCTCATAGTGCCTGGCAGGAAGCTCAATGCGTCATATGCTAGCCAACCGGTGAAAGCAGGCAAAGTGGCTTATTTGGGGCAATCAGGGATGCTAGCCAATGCAATGATAGATTGGGCAGCAGGTCGTGATGTAGGCTTTTCTCACTTAATTACTGTAGGCGACAGCGTAGACGTTCTGTTACCGGATTTGATCGATTATGTAAATCAGTTCTCTCCGGCCCAAGCAATCCTGTTGCACCTTGAGCGTGTCACTGACGCCCAGCACTTTATGACATCGGTGCGTGATGCATCGCGCAATCGTCTTGTGCTGGCAATTAAGAGTGGCCGAACCCCTGAGTCTGATATTTCGGGGATGGCTCCAACTCCCGGCATTGCTAATCGTGATCTGGTGTTTGATGCAGCCTTTGCTCGTGCGGGGGTTGTCAGGATTAATGATTCTGACGAATTGTTTGATGCTTTAGAAACCTTATCACGAATGAAACCCTTGCGAGGTGACCGTTTAGCTATTGTTTCTAATGGGTTAGGGCCTGCTATGCTCGCCATCGACAAGCTCATGAACGCAGGCGGAAAACTCGCAGAGTTTAGTGCAGAGACGCAGGCGGCACTACATAAAAGCCAAGTGGATATGAGTAAACCTGGTGAAAACCCGGTGGATTTAGGCGGCAACGCCACTCCAGAGCGTTTTGTAGAAGCCCTGAGGATTGTTACAGCAGACCCTAACGTGGATGCCGTTTTAGTGGTGCATGCACCCACGCGGCTAGCCCCTTCAGTGGTCACCGCACAGGCATTGATTGACCACAGTAAGACGTTTAAACGTAATCTGTTAACGAGCTGGATGGGGTTAAAAGAAGCTCTGAATGCACGGCATGTCTGCAATTTAGCGGGGATACCCACCTACACATCGCCTGAAAAAGCGGTTAAGGCTTTTATGCACATGGTGGATTATCAGCGAGTACAGGCGCTGCTTCATGAAATCCCGCCTAGCTTACCGTTTTCCACCAGCCCTGAGATACGTGCCGAATGCCGAGAGTTAATTAGACGTGCGAAAGAGCAGGGGAGGCAAACGCTGACACACTCAGAAACTGCCCAGGTTCTTGAGGCTTATGGCATCCCAACAGCGCCCAGCGCTTACATCACTAGCCCTGAAGAGGCTTTAACCATTGCGCCACACTTTGAAGGCCCAAAAGCTCTTAAAGTCATCCATGAAGGTAATTGTCGTCCCTATCGTTATCGCAAGCATCCCCATAAAATTTCCGCGGGGCTGCTCCAGGATCTAGAAACACCAGAACAAGTGGCTGACGGTGTTCGCCAACTAGGCGATAAAGTACGGGAAAAATTCCCCGAGTACGCCATCCGAGAGTACTGCTTACAGCCTATGCAGCGAGGTAAACACTCGATGCAGGTCTGCGCTGGGATAACCCGAGATCCGGTATTTGGTCCACTGATTGTCTTTGGTATTGGTGGCTATAAAGTTAATGTATTGGCAGATAGGCAAATAGCCCTGCCGCCATTGAATATGAGTCTTGCTGCCGACGTAGTGGGGAGAACACATGCGGCTTCTTTAATTCGTGAGCATTCGGCTGACCCCGACAGGGATATACAACGCCTATGTCAGCTGCTTGTGAAACTATCGCAAATAGCGTCGGATCTCGGAGATTTGCGTGGCCTTGAGCTAAATCCACTACTATTGAACCGTGATGGAATGCTGGCGGTTGATTTTGCAATGGATTTAGGGACGCCCGCACGTTTTGCCATCATGCCTTACCCCGAAGAACTACGAGAGTGGGTGACGCTAAAAAATGGCTGGCCGGTTGAAGTAAGACCTATCCGCGCAGAGGATGCGCCGCTTATCACGACGTTTCATCGACAGTTGTCGGAAGAGAGCATCCGTTTCCGCTACTTCCACAATAAATCCAGCCTGACCCAGCGCGATTTATCGATTCTCTCGCATATTAACTATGACAGGCAAATGGCTTTTATTGCCGAGCACCAGCATGATGACGGCAGTAAAGAGATGCTGGGCGTCGCCCGAGTATGGAATGATCCAGATAATATTCGTACAGAGTTCTCAGTGATCATTCGAGATGATTTGCAAGGGCTTGGCATCGGTAGCTTATTGATGAAAAAAATGATCGGCTACTGCACTAGCATTGGCACGCTTGAGATGATTGGCAAAATCATGGTGGATAACCATCCGATGCGGGCCTTAATGAAGCACTTGGGCTTTAAGTGTCGCTACAATATGGAAGAGCAGGTGATTGATGCCGTGCTGCGCCTTAACGAACCTGATAGCGAATGGCAACGGCACCGCCTGGAGAGTCAGCCAGACTAA
- a CDS encoding histone deacetylase family protein, translated as MITAYLTHPNCSLHHMGPEHPESPQRLEAIRARLSLTGLLQQTMQADAIEAREETLARVHPARHLRALEKCLPTEGIITLDSDTMMNPNSLQAARVAAGAVVRGVDQVFKRQADNVFCAVRPPGHHAEASDAMGFCFYNNVAVGAAHARAKYGAKRIAILDFDVHQCNGTIDIFKNDPEILICSSFQYPFYPWRYLRSEWQNVVNTPLEVGTDSQEYRRVIERQWLPALHAFKPDLVMLSAGFDAHRDDPMGDICLEDEDFYWVTHLAMEIAALYAENRVVSVLEGGYNLKTLASGAEAHIKALLGLPFSNVS; from the coding sequence ATGATTACTGCCTACCTTACCCATCCCAACTGCTCATTGCACCATATGGGGCCAGAACACCCCGAAAGTCCACAACGTTTGGAGGCTATACGAGCCCGGTTGTCGTTAACGGGCTTGCTTCAACAAACCATGCAGGCTGATGCGATAGAGGCTAGAGAAGAAACGCTGGCGAGGGTTCACCCAGCGAGGCACTTGCGTGCATTAGAGAAGTGCTTACCAACGGAGGGCATAATAACCTTGGATAGTGACACCATGATGAACCCTAATAGCCTTCAGGCCGCTCGTGTAGCCGCTGGTGCTGTAGTACGCGGTGTCGATCAGGTGTTTAAACGCCAAGCAGATAATGTTTTTTGCGCTGTTCGCCCACCTGGCCATCACGCAGAAGCATCTGACGCTATGGGTTTCTGTTTTTATAATAATGTTGCGGTGGGAGCAGCCCATGCGCGTGCTAAGTATGGTGCTAAACGCATTGCGATACTCGATTTTGATGTCCACCAGTGTAACGGTACCATTGATATCTTCAAAAATGATCCCGAAATCTTAATTTGCTCTAGCTTTCAGTACCCCTTCTACCCGTGGCGCTACCTACGCAGCGAGTGGCAAAATGTTGTGAATACCCCACTGGAGGTTGGTACAGATAGCCAAGAGTATCGACGTGTCATCGAGCGCCAATGGTTACCTGCGTTACATGCTTTTAAACCCGATTTGGTCATGCTATCCGCCGGGTTTGATGCCCATAGGGACGACCCAATGGGAGATATCTGCCTGGAAGATGAAGATTTTTATTGGGTTACCCATTTAGCCATGGAAATTGCAGCGCTCTATGCAGAAAATCGGGTGGTATCAGTCTTGGAAGGTGGCTATAACCTTAAAACGCTTGCTAGTGGCGCTGAGGCGCATATAAAAGCGCTGCTAGGCTTACCCTTTAGCAATGTGTCCTGA
- a CDS encoding helix-turn-helix domain-containing protein has product MTATSEEHAALRIASGRKAFVEPLRLGERLKQIRLANQWTLEDVSQRTGLARSTLSKIENDQVSPTFSVVQKLIAGLNIDLPQLFTPPKRERYTMGRRDLTRKGKGQLHPTPTYEHELLGYQLAQKRMIPFKTIVRARSFGEYQQWVRHDGEEFLMVLHGDIMLYTEFYAPLVLAEGDSIYFDSDMGHALVSTSSEDAVVLSVCTRGDLV; this is encoded by the coding sequence ATGACGGCAACTTCTGAAGAGCATGCAGCGCTGCGCATTGCGTCAGGGCGAAAAGCCTTTGTAGAACCCTTACGGCTTGGCGAGAGGCTCAAGCAAATTCGACTGGCTAATCAGTGGACACTTGAAGATGTTAGCCAGCGTACGGGACTGGCACGCTCAACCCTTTCCAAAATTGAAAATGACCAAGTCTCACCTACCTTTAGCGTGGTTCAGAAGCTGATTGCGGGCTTAAATATCGACTTGCCTCAGCTATTTACACCGCCCAAACGGGAACGCTACACCATGGGGCGTAGGGACCTCACTCGTAAGGGTAAAGGGCAATTGCACCCTACCCCTACTTATGAGCACGAGCTACTCGGATATCAGCTTGCTCAAAAGCGCATGATTCCGTTTAAAACCATTGTAAGAGCACGCAGTTTTGGTGAGTATCAACAGTGGGTGCGCCATGATGGCGAAGAGTTTTTGATGGTGCTGCATGGCGATATCATGCTTTACACAGAGTTTTATGCCCCACTAGTGCTAGCTGAAGGAGACAGCATCTATTTTGACAGCGATATGGGCCACGCGCTGGTTTCTACCAGCAGCGAGGATGCCGTCGTACTTTCTGTGTGCACAAGAGGAGATCTAGTTTAG
- a CDS encoding TusE/DsrC/DsvC family sulfur relay protein — MSNQKLYRYLDSLNTIPLDPEGYLVKQADWSEEVANLLAEDEGLALSSQHWEIIKIVRDFYARYEMAPAMRPLVKATKQALGEEKGRSVYLMSLFPGSPPKRIARIAGLPKPTNCL; from the coding sequence ATGAGCAACCAAAAGTTATACCGTTATCTTGATTCACTAAATACTATTCCGCTTGATCCCGAAGGATATCTGGTAAAGCAAGCAGATTGGAGCGAGGAGGTTGCTAATCTTCTAGCTGAGGATGAAGGACTAGCATTAAGCAGCCAACACTGGGAAATCATAAAAATTGTGCGCGATTTTTATGCCCGGTATGAGATGGCACCTGCCATGCGCCCACTAGTAAAAGCCACAAAGCAAGCATTGGGTGAAGAAAAAGGGCGTTCAGTTTATTTAATGTCTCTGTTTCCTGGTAGCCCACCTAAGCGAATCGCCCGTATCGCAGGGTTACCAAAACCGACTAACTGCTTATAG
- the tusB gene encoding sulfurtransferase complex subunit TusB, with translation MILHILNKPPSSEAAQHMLEAMSGGDTVVLIEDAAQAALYPEWLGWKTSASSIYLLIEDVLSRGLYSAALSNDLPLIELADFVALTEKHEKIISWY, from the coding sequence TTGATATTACACATTCTTAATAAGCCCCCGAGTAGCGAGGCAGCCCAGCACATGCTTGAAGCAATGAGTGGTGGTGATACGGTAGTGCTTATTGAAGACGCCGCTCAAGCAGCCTTGTACCCTGAGTGGCTGGGTTGGAAAACATCTGCTTCTAGTATTTATCTACTTATAGAAGACGTGCTATCTAGAGGTCTTTACTCTGCGGCACTTTCCAATGATCTGCCGCTCATTGAGCTGGCCGATTTCGTAGCTCTTACTGAGAAGCATGAGAAGATTATCTCCTGGTACTGA
- the tusC gene encoding sulfurtransferase complex subunit TusC: MVNENEQLIIIRHAPYSSNKLREGLDVALVAAAFGQSISLLFLGQGVLALLKEQAIGAPGQKAILPTIDMLEMYDIEQLLVPDEALQALNLHSEHLVEGVTVIPRAELPSVVKRFDRVLNF, translated from the coding sequence ATGGTTAATGAAAATGAGCAGCTCATCATTATTCGTCATGCTCCATACAGCTCTAATAAACTGCGAGAAGGCTTAGACGTTGCTTTGGTTGCCGCCGCGTTTGGGCAATCAATTAGCCTGCTTTTTTTAGGGCAGGGGGTGTTGGCGTTGTTAAAAGAGCAGGCAATAGGTGCGCCAGGTCAAAAGGCAATACTTCCAACAATTGATATGTTGGAGATGTATGATATTGAGCAGCTGTTAGTGCCGGATGAGGCGTTACAAGCACTTAATCTTCATAGCGAGCATTTGGTCGAAGGTGTCACTGTGATTCCTAGGGCAGAGTTGCCTAGCGTAGTAAAGCGGTTTGACCGCGTACTAAATTTCTAG
- the tusD gene encoding sulfurtransferase complex subunit TusD, giving the protein MEYGLLVMGAPYVSAAPHSALRFAQAVVKQGHRVSGVFFYQDGIHNASKLMAPPQDELNMRSAWIELHEQHDVALDVCIAAALRRGVMDEAEAKRHGQENFNLESPFELTGLGQLLALQQRCDRLITFA; this is encoded by the coding sequence ATGGAGTATGGCTTGTTGGTAATGGGAGCGCCTTATGTGAGTGCTGCGCCCCATTCAGCGCTGCGCTTTGCCCAAGCTGTGGTGAAACAAGGCCACCGTGTCTCAGGGGTTTTTTTCTATCAGGATGGCATCCATAATGCCTCGAAGCTGATGGCTCCCCCTCAGGATGAGCTTAATATGCGCAGTGCCTGGATAGAACTGCATGAACAGCATGATGTAGCACTAGATGTTTGTATTGCAGCAGCATTACGCCGTGGCGTAATGGATGAAGCTGAGGCAAAGCGACATGGTCAGGAAAATTTTAATCTTGAGTCACCGTTTGAATTAACCGGCTTAGGGCAGTTACTGGCGTTACAACAGCGTTGCGATCGTTTGATTACGTTTGCATAG
- a CDS encoding Bax inhibitor-1/YccA family protein: MAFNDSHTARPQSGSAVSNVSANKVLRNTYALLAMTLLFSAVMAGASVALGIQRMNIFVFFIGAYGLMFLVHKTANSATGLLATFAFTGFMGFTLGPIISAYLTLPNGGALIMNALAMTGLTFIGLSAVALTTKKDFSFLGNFLMAGAIVLILAMVAGLIFNIPALSLMVSAGFVLFAAAAILYQTSEIVHRAGETNYILATVTLYVSIYNLFVSLLSILGIMSND, from the coding sequence ATGGCTTTTAACGATTCTCACACGGCAAGACCGCAATCAGGTAGCGCGGTAAGTAATGTCAGTGCTAACAAGGTGTTGCGCAATACGTACGCCTTGCTTGCCATGACACTGCTTTTCTCTGCTGTTATGGCAGGCGCTTCAGTAGCGCTTGGTATTCAGCGAATGAACATTTTCGTGTTCTTCATTGGTGCCTATGGCCTAATGTTCTTGGTGCATAAAACGGCTAATTCAGCTACTGGTTTGTTGGCGACATTTGCCTTCACAGGATTTATGGGCTTTACCCTTGGGCCAATCATTTCTGCGTATTTAACACTGCCTAACGGCGGGGCGCTGATCATGAATGCGCTCGCGATGACAGGGCTAACGTTTATTGGCCTTTCTGCGGTCGCACTCACTACTAAGAAAGACTTTAGCTTCCTAGGCAATTTCCTGATGGCAGGTGCCATCGTGCTGATTTTGGCTATGGTGGCTGGGCTGATCTTTAATATTCCTGCCCTTTCACTGATGGTCTCAGCTGGGTTTGTACTCTTTGCCGCCGCGGCTATCCTGTATCAAACTAGCGAAATCGTGCATCGTGCTGGCGAGACTAACTATATTCTCGCAACCGTCACACTCTACGTGTCAATCTACAATCTGTTTGTAAGCCTGTTATCTATCCTTGGTATTATGAGCAACGACTGA
- a CDS encoding aldo/keto reductase: MSAFFDRLTEVASPRIGFGCMNLSHGYGQHVPEAAAVRTLDEAFDVGYRHFDTATLYGATANERLLGKALTGKRQHLLLASKCGMAMDTESGKRVIDGRPETLRRQCEASLTRLQTDHLDIYYLHRLDRQVPIEESVGALGRLVDEGKLRAVGLSEVSAETLRKGNAEYPVSAVQSEYSLWTRNPEIALLEACVELNIALVAFSPLGRGFLAGAVQENSVFAAGDMRATMPRFSKDNLSHNLRLLDRFDDLAKTLGVLPSQLALAWVKAQSTNVVPIPGTCSAGHMRENIQAENIEIDDATLAKLNGMMGAKQVAGSRYSEAQQADIDTEEFEA, translated from the coding sequence ATGTCCGCGTTTTTTGATCGATTAACCGAGGTTGCGTCCCCTCGTATTGGCTTTGGTTGCATGAATCTATCCCATGGTTATGGGCAACATGTGCCAGAAGCAGCGGCGGTGCGAACACTTGATGAAGCATTTGATGTGGGCTATCGCCATTTTGATACCGCCACACTTTACGGAGCCACTGCCAACGAGCGCTTACTGGGCAAAGCGCTGACAGGCAAACGGCAGCATCTCTTGTTGGCGAGTAAGTGTGGCATGGCCATGGACACTGAAAGCGGCAAGCGCGTTATTGATGGGCGCCCTGAAACATTGCGTCGCCAATGTGAGGCCAGCTTGACGCGCTTACAAACGGATCACCTCGACATCTATTACTTGCACCGTCTGGACCGCCAAGTGCCAATTGAAGAGAGCGTTGGTGCCTTAGGACGGTTAGTGGACGAAGGGAAACTGCGTGCAGTTGGCTTATCAGAAGTTTCTGCAGAGACATTGCGTAAGGGCAATGCTGAGTATCCGGTGTCAGCGGTTCAGTCTGAGTATTCGCTATGGACGCGTAATCCGGAAATAGCGTTGCTGGAGGCCTGTGTTGAGTTAAATATAGCGCTGGTTGCTTTCAGCCCTTTAGGAAGAGGCTTTCTTGCCGGAGCAGTGCAAGAAAACAGCGTATTCGCGGCAGGGGATATGCGAGCAACAATGCCACGTTTCAGCAAAGATAATTTATCCCATAACTTACGCTTGCTAGATCGCTTTGATGACCTAGCGAAAACCTTGGGAGTGCTTCCCTCTCAACTGGCATTGGCCTGGGTAAAAGCGCAGTCTACAAATGTTGTGCCTATTCCTGGAACATGCTCTGCTGGGCATATGCGTGAAAACATACAGGCTGAAAATATTGAAATTGATGATGCCACCCTGGCTAAGCTGAACGGCATGATGGGGGCGAAACAAGTGGCTGGGTCACGTTACAGTGAGGCTCAGCAGGCGGATATTGATACAGAAGAGTTTGAAGCATAG